The proteins below come from a single Ptychodera flava strain L36383 chromosome 6, AS_Pfla_20210202, whole genome shotgun sequence genomic window:
- the LOC139135750 gene encoding uncharacterized protein isoform X2, whose protein sequence is MWNVEGTRIKRLTTDLLQILHQSDSRSLTEAVRPIVIGYWSDNLVKNNMVTIPSSIAKQIHSVWLCKQPTLNRDGGVVINAVQKPMELREFFINIFTFLRQWVLAVAQDQQ, encoded by the exons ATGTGGAACGTAGAAGGAACAAGAATCAAAAGATTGACAACTGATCTTTTACAAATCCTTCATCAG TCAGATTCGAGATCCCTTACTGAGGCAGTGCGTCCCATTGTCATTGGATACTGGTCTGACAACCTGGTGAAAAACAACATGGTGACAATACCATCCTCCATTGCAAAGcaaatacacagtgtgtggctaTGCAAACAGCCAACACTGAACAGAGATGGTGGTGTTGTCATCAATGCAGTGCAAAAACCCATGGAATTGAGGGagtttttcatcaatatatttactttcctAAGGCAGTGGGTCCTTGCTGTGGCACAG GATCAGCAGTGA
- the LOC139135750 gene encoding uncharacterized protein isoform X1, which yields MWNVEGTRIKRLTTDLLQILHQSDSRSLTEAVRPIVIGYWSDNLVKNNMVTIPSSIAKQIHSVWLCKQPTLNRDGGVVINAVQKPMELREFFINIFTFLRQWVLAVAQSSSAFSSPITESNF from the exons ATGTGGAACGTAGAAGGAACAAGAATCAAAAGATTGACAACTGATCTTTTACAAATCCTTCATCAG TCAGATTCGAGATCCCTTACTGAGGCAGTGCGTCCCATTGTCATTGGATACTGGTCTGACAACCTGGTGAAAAACAACATGGTGACAATACCATCCTCCATTGCAAAGcaaatacacagtgtgtggctaTGCAAACAGCCAACACTGAACAGAGATGGTGGTGTTGTCATCAATGCAGTGCAAAAACCCATGGAATTGAGGGagtttttcatcaatatatttactttcctAAGGCAGTGGGTCCTTGCTGTGGCACAG TCATCAAGTGCTTTCAGTTCTCCAATCACAGAGTCTAATTTTTAA